From a single Lolium rigidum isolate FL_2022 chromosome 7, APGP_CSIRO_Lrig_0.1, whole genome shotgun sequence genomic region:
- the LOC124674761 gene encoding myosin heavy chain, non-muscle-like, whose protein sequence is MEAEKAAEVSSGETANLKTPDTSPVHDKNKENLVNGDSNPHVKETHGDDDDGTGSDGYELVDVKENFGSAKAGEEETANRSTKDDERTTEAAITNEETKRLDELSRRIEELESEKDKLVKDMAEAENKQTLQYSSLQEAQKSLSEKDKELAEATQSLSEMGSELEFSKKRIQEIEAELGLSADKLHKLEELKDERSLHAAQEAKRAAELDKMLEKTQLNMKEMEDQISNLQEELKGHQDKAIDHQQVEESLNATVSQFKMVQEAFELAKSQVTDLEQKLASQDASISNLTEELSLHCSSEESLKEKSLKLETELAAVNEELQVKLLSLQEMEMKLEEQVKEKETSEATFEKQQVQILNLQSGLDELKDENETLKGTLVDTESKLTERDSMLRQAEEEHAKAQLLLSEALSHKEELEVNLKSISEQHGEYKAVAEDANEKILELQAQIQALHAAEEASKSHLEEATTNVEDAKKKCSDLEQQLSESESKFVTSSEQIKLLEEHIQQQAASSAEKEKQLEEAVNSAETYKEKINELQSSLDSSASKTQLLEQEVKDLTDRYSQHQEQSHSVRERSLELESLLHTSKSDADGAHSRRQELEQELETAQAKFNEVEAELEQYRSKVSHLSDDLEAYQTKAASLEAVMEAASGKEKELMDSLIQITEEKKKLEELTAEYEEKLQKQLKEKEAFEERVQTQESKVLDLEELLEKLREEKESGENAIADLNLQLSNKNDMYLELESQLSQAGDDHSKTRSLLSDAHSHKEELELSLKSLNDLHTESKTTAESAMQRIAELETQVQELSAAEESLKLQLTEFESKLASAEKKSTDLEQELKDATDEHNGFRVKVDELSGEVEAYKEKSASLEALLAEANQKEDELSAKLAQANEEKEQYEELSKKATTAHLEAEKQVQTLQGDLESARSKMEEVENDLQALGVRESSVLEKLKSAEEQLEHSGRALEHTTSKKIDLESLYQSLLEDTETKLQQAGDNLTQKETECQQLSEKLKLAEEQVASYEAKATASTEEVESMKVELEAFENEIATHETTIEELKTKVSNAESKAEEALAENSAMSGGNQALKEELDAKLAMLHELQEQFNSTHAEKEDVATKLAEHGRTIEQLTEVHSRGLELQSAAESRNAEVEAQMREAHETIERKDSEMKDLNERLTALQSETESLMHVNEALKQEINAKLVLVDELQEKFASLSSDKEAAAEKLAVHEETIKHLTEVHTRSLELHSAAESKNGDTEVKLHEALETIAQREAEVKDLSKKLDALEIELGYYEEQATEAAANEENHKVKFDEAVHKLKNLEAQLAETQNKVELFHAEKENLISANSSLNEELEVHQSKLNELQLALTAAVAEKQGSLEETHSLRKTLDGMIQRKEELESQVSSTLEEHEELKGKYQSTLEEKQILNEKYETAKKELDEAIIKLDEQINLEKSEKEFHISKLERQITMSELKYMEEIQTMQVETTEKNEALTTKMQEHANLVQQKDELEQQLLEVRKELDAAYHTIANQEEQASVREIKWDAFKTYSADQLEAQKKHAAELEVQISALKQQLQESEIASKHKVAELNKLTQNLSKSAEMEKKVQDLEQKLQLAYSKSEEQAKDAVVSSRSREFSIDSATVQNKQHDRSQAPATVSPAPALQEMREPSGIMAFKFIIGVALLSVIIGVFLGKKY, encoded by the exons ATGGAAGCCGAAAAGGCTGCGGAAGTAAGCTCTGGGGAGACGGCGAATCTTAagacgcctgatacgtctccg GTACAtgacaaaaacaaagaaaatctaGTAAATGGGGATTCAAATCCACATGTCAAGGAAACAcatggcgacgacgacgatggaaCAGGATCCGATGGTTATGAGCTGGTAGATGTGAAGGAAAACTTTGGTTCAGCAAAAGCGGGAGAGGAAGAAACGGCAAATAGAagtacgaaagatgatgaaagaACTACAGAAGCTGCCATAACGAACGAAGAAACAAAACGATTGGATGAACTATCAAGGCGTATTGAAGAGCTTGAATCTGAGAAGGACAAATTGGTGAAGGATATGGCAGAAGCAGAAAATAAGCAGACACTGCAATACAGTTCTCTACAAGAAGCACAAAAATCTCTCAGTGAGAAGGATAAAGAGCTGGCAGAGGCAACACAATCACTGAGCGAGATGGGGTCTGAGCTTGAATTCTCGAAAAAGAGGATTCAAGAAATTGAGGCTGAGTTAGGTTTATCAGCTGATAAGCTCCACAAACTTGAAGAGCTGAAGGATGAAAGAAGCTTGCATGCTGCACAGGAGGCGAAGAGGGCTGCCGAACTTGATAAGATGCTTGAAAAGACTCAGTTGAACATGAAAGAGATGGAAGACCAGATTAGCAATTTACAGGAAGAGTTAAAGGGACATCAAGATAAGGCTATCGACCATCAGCAAGTAGAAGAATCACTGAACGCCACAGTTTCACAATTCAAGATGGTACAAGAGGCGTTTGAACTGGCAAAATCACAAGTGACTGATTTGGAGCAGAAGCTTGCTTCTCAGGATGCTAGCATCAGTAATCTCACTGAAGAGTTGAGTCTCCACTGCTCATCTGAAGAATCTCTGAAGGAGAAGAGTCTTAAACTAGAGACTGAACTTGCTGCCGTGAATGAAGAGTTGCAAGTGAAGCTTCTGAGTTTGCAAGAAATGGAGATGAAACTGGAAGAGCAGGTGAAGGAAAAAGAGACAAGTGAAGCTACATTCGAGAAGCAGCAGGTGCAGATTCTCAACCTGCAATCTGGGCTCGATGAACTAAAGGATGAAAATGAAACTCTCAAAGGGACTCTAGTTGACACTGAATCAAAACTAACAGAAAGAGACTCCATGCTGCGTCAGGCTGAAGAGGAGCATGCTAAAGCACAATTGCTCCTGTCAGAAGCATTGTCACATAAAGAAGAATTGGAGGTAAATCTGAAATCTATCAGCGAGCAGCATGGTGAGTACAAAGCTGTTGCTGAAGATGCAAACGAGAAGATTCTCGAGCTTCAAGCACAAATTCAGGCCCTGCATGCAGCTGAAGAGGCTTCGAAATCGCATCTGGAAGAGGCTACCACAAATGTGGAAGATGCTAAGAAGAAATGTTCTGATCTTGAGCAACAGCTCAGCGAATCTGAGAGTAAATTCGTCACTTCAAGTGAACAAATAAAGTTGCTGGAAGAGCACATCCAACAACAAGCAGCTTCTTcagcagaaaaagaaaagcaGCTTGAAGAAGCAGTGAACAGTGCAGAAACATACAAAGAGAAGATAAATGAGCTGCAATCTTCTCTGGATTCCTCAGCATCTAAAACTCAGCTACTTGAACAAGAAGTCAAGGATCTGACTGACAGATACTCACAGCATCAAGAACAATCTCATTCGGTTCGTGAAAGAAGTCTTGAACTGGAGAGCTTGCTTCACACATCAAAGTCTGATGCTGATGGTGCACACTCCCGGAGACAGGAGCTGGAACAAGAGCTTGAAACCGCACAAGCAAAGTTCAATGAGGTTGAAGCAGAACTAGAACAGTATAGAAGCAAGGTTTCTCACCTTTCCGATGATCTGGAAGCTTACCAAACAAAAGCAGCCAGTCTTGAGGCTGTGATGGAAGCTGCAAGCGGAAAGGAGAAAGAGCTTATGGACTCACTAATCCAAATCACCGAAGAAAagaagaaacttgaagaactaacAGCAGAGTATGAAGAAAAACTTCAAAAGCAATTGAAGGAAAAAGAAGCTTTTGAAGAGAGGGTGCAGACTCAAGAATCGAAGGTGCTTGACTTAGAAGAACTGTTGGAGAAActtagagaagaaaaagagagtGGCGAGAACGCCATTGCTGATCTTAACCTGCAACTCTCCAATAAGAACGACATGTACCTGGAATTGGAGTCCCAGTTAAGCCAGGCTGGGGACGATCATAGCAAAACAAGATCACTTCTCTCCGATGCACACTCACACAAAGAGGAACTTGAGCTAAGTTTGAAATCTCTTAATGATCTGCACACGGAATCCAAAACAACTGCGGAGTCTGCAATGCAGAGGATTGCAGAGCTTGAAACTCAAGTTCAGGAATTAAGTGCTGCTGAAGAAAGTCTGAAGCTGCAGCTTACCGAGTTTGAATCAAAGCTAGCATCTGCTGAGAAGAAGAGCACAGATCTTGAGCAAGAGCTTAAAGATGCGACAGATGAACATAATGGTTTTCGTGTGAAGGTTGATGAACTTTCTGGGGAAGTTGAAGCATACAAGGAGAAATCAGCAAGTCTTGAGGCTTTATTAGCAGAAGCCAACCAGAAGGAGGATGAGTTGTCTGCGAAGTTGGCTCAAGCTAATGAAGAGAAGGAGCAGTATGAAGAACTGTCAAAGAAGGCCACCACAGCGCATTTGGAAGCGGAGAAGCAGGTCCAGACTTTACAGGGTGACCTAGAATCTGCCAGGAGTAAAATGGAAGAGGTTGAGAATGATCTTCAGGCCCTGGGTGTTAGAGAAAGCTCAGTACTTGAGAAGCTTAAATCTGCAGAGGAGCAGCTTGAGCACAGTGGGAGGGCACTAGAACATACCACTTCCAAGAAGATTGATCTGGAATCTCTGTACCAGTCATTACTTGAAGATACAGAGACGAAGCTCCAACAAGCAGGGGACAACCTGACACAAAAGGAGACCGAATGTCAGCAACTGTCTGAAAAGTTGAAGTTGGCCGAGGAACAAGTTGCTTCTTATGAAGCAAAAGCTACTGCGTCCACTGAAGAGGTGGAATCCATGAAGGTGGAGCTCGAAGCCTTTGAAAATGAGATCGCTACTCATGAGACCACCATTGAGGAACTCAAGACCAAGGTCTCCAATGCTGAGTCAAAGGCTGAAGAGGCGTTGGCTGAGAATTCGGCGATGAGTGGTGGAAATCAGGCCCTGAAAGAGGAACTTGATGCTAAGCTAGCCATGCTTCATGAATTGCAAGAGCAGTTTAACTCTACTCATGCTGAAAAGGAAGATGTTGCTACGAAGCTAGCTGAGCATGGAAGAACGATAGAACAATTGACTGAGGTGCACAGTAGAGGCTTAGAGCTTCAGTCTGCAGCTGAATCAAGGAATGCAGAAGTTGAAGCTCAAATGCGTGAAGCTCATGAGACAATAGAACGGAAAGATTCAGAAATGAAAGACTTGAATGAGAGGCTGACTGCACTTCAGTCTGAGACTGAAAGTTTGATGCATGTGAATGAAGCCTTGAAACAGGAAATCAATGCTAAGCTGGTCTTGGTTGACGAGCTGCAGGAGAAATTTGCGTCCCTGAGTTCCGATAAAGAAGCAGCTGCAGAGAAGCTGGCTGTTCACGAGGAAACAATAAAACATTTGACTGAGGTGCACACAAGAAGCTTGGAACTCCACTCTGCAGCTGAATCAAAGAATGGGGATACTGAAGTTAAGCTGCATGAAGCCCTCGAGACAATAGCACAGAGAGAAGCTGAAGTTAAAGACTTGAGCAAGAAGCTGGATGCTCTTGAAATCGAGTTGGGATATTATGAAGAGCAGGCAACTGAAGCTGCTGCCAATGAAGAAAATCATAAGGTTAAATTTGATGAAGCTGTACACAAACTAAAGAACTTAGAAGCACAACTTGCAGAAACACAAAACAAGGTTGAACTTTTCCATGCAGAGAAGGAAAACTTGATTAGTGCAAATAGTAGTTTGAACGAGGAGTTGGAAGTACATCAGAGCAAGCTGAATGAATTGCAGCTGGCACTTACTGCTGCAGTAGCAGAAAAGCAGGGGTCATTGGAAGAGACTCACTCATTGCGTAAAACACTCGATGGCATGATTCAACGCAAAGAGGAACTAGAAAGCCAG GTGTCTTCTACTCTGGAAGAGCATGAAGAACTGAAGGGCAAGTACCAAAGTACACTGGAAGAGAAGCAGATTTTGAATGAAAAATATGAAACTGCAAAGAAGGAGCTTGACGAAGCAATAATCAAGTTGGACGAGCAAATCAATTTGGAAAAGTCTGAAAAAGAATTTCATATTTCAAAACTCGAGAGACAAATTACAATGTCTGAGCTAAAATACATGGAGGAG ATCCAGACCATGCAAGTTGAAACAACTGAAAAGAATGAAGCACTTACAACCAAGATGCAAGAGCATGCAAACTTAGTCCAACAAAAAGATGAGTTGGAGCAACAATTGCTGGAAGTTAGGAAGGAACTGGATGCTGCTTACCATACCATAGCAAATCAG GAAGAGCAAGCTTCAGTGAGGGAGATAAAGTGGGATGCTTTTAAGACGTATTCAGCGGATCAATTAGAAGCCCAGAAGAAACATGCTGCAGAGCTGGAAGTACAAATATCAGCTCTTAAGCAACAGTTACAAGAATCTGAGATCGCTTCCAAGCACAAG GTTGCAGAGCTCAACAAGCTGACTCAAAATCTGAGCAAGAGTGCTGAAATGGAGAAGAAGGTTCAGGACCTTGagcagaagttgcagctagctTATTCCAAATCCGAGGAACAG GCAAAGGATGCAGTGGTATCATCGAGATCCCGAGAATTCAGCATCGACTCGGCAACAGTGCAAAACAAACAACATGACAGGTCTCAGGCTCCTGCCACGGTCTCCCCAGCCCCTGCGCTCCAAGAAATGCGAGAACCTTCTGGTATCATGGCCTTCAAGTTCATCATTGGCGTCGCCCTGCTGTCCGTGATCATCGGTGTTTTCCTTGGAAAGAAATACTAG